The Cuculus canorus isolate bCucCan1 chromosome 10, bCucCan1.pri, whole genome shotgun sequence region CGTGAGCCTGTTCTGACTCTGGGCCCTGCACAAACCTGCTCTAGGGAACATGTCTGCTCAGAGATGTAATTCAGAGCCACAGGTCAGAGTCTGGAATCTTGAAGGAAATACCAAGCAGGGCTGCAGAAAAATCTAAAGGCCTGGAGAGGCCAGGCATTGATAAATAAACAGTAATAACTTCAATATAATGTAAAAATCTGTTGCACCTACAGAGGCAGAGCCTTCTCTTAAAACTCAAGGGACCTGGCTTTCCAGAGACTGGAAGCACTTCCTATCTATTCCCGTGAACATGAGTGTTCAGCCATTTAGAAATCAGATCCCTCTAAAGCACTTTACATTAAAGCTTCAGTCCCTTCTACACGtggctgccctgcagagaagggcaggaTCACCCTGAGTGTCCCTAGAGGAGACTCCTGCATGCTCAGAGACTGCTCGGCCATGGGGATTAGCTGCCACCAGTCAGCATGAGGGCAGATCGTCCTGCTCTAAAGCACAGCATAAGTGAGGCTGTTTGATTTGAGCTACAAATCTACCATCCAATAGCTGATCACAGTGGGAATCACATTCAGCAGCCAGCAGACACATACTCGGAGAAGCTCTCCTTGTGGCAGGCTCCTATGCACTCACGGACAAAGCCATAGTTTTGGACAAATGCTTGTGTGGGAATTGCAGGACATGAGGTTATAACGGTAAAGACAGCAGTCGGCAAACATTCATCTCTGCTACACAGATAATTTGGGACTAACGTCTAGtagggggcaggaggggggtcAGCAAAGCTTGGCATCTTTTTCTAGAAGGTTCTCTACCTCATGCCCCCTATTTTTCAGCCACCTTGCATAGAGGCGGAACTAGTGCAGCTCTCTCCTCAATGGACTGAACATAGCAGCCGTTAACAAAGGCCAGTTAACTGCGATGGCATCCTCTACAGGTAAATTCTCCCATATGAATTACAGACAAAACATACTGGAATCTTTGTTAGGGAGTAAGGGCCAGGACAACGTGAGTTACCTGTGCTAAGCAGCACTGCACCTGACACAACTGGCAATAAAGTGAAGGGTTCTATGTTGCAGCATCCAGATGGGATCATCCATGCTAAATCAACTGAAGAGCCTGATTCGCCAGCTAATGAAGCACAGTGGTCCCTGTGCTGAGTTGAGTGAGTGGATTTAACAGCTGACCATGCACAACTGCCCCAGCCACCTGCACACCTAGGAGACATCCCACCCACCTACCATCCAGTCTGGATGGTAGAGCATATCATCTGGACACAGTAATTACTTGTGACAGAAACTAGCTGACGTTTCATGCTCCAGATCTCCTGAACTCCTGAGTAGCTCTAAACCCTTTGACATGACCCAGTGAATGTCCACAGTGGTATTTTTCATCCAGCACTTCAAGGTATGAGAAGCAACATACGGTGTTGAGCCTCCAAAAGAGACAAGATAACATATATTAAACAAGAAGCAGACAGTCTCTCCACAAAATAACAGTCACACAAGCCAAAGTTAGAGgtgaggaaaaacagaacagaaataggCAGCTACGAAGAAGCAATGCTGCCGCATTCAAACACAGGTCCATCTCTCCTTTGTATGTTGCTTCGTATCAGAGCTCTAACAATTCTTAGCACTATTCTGTCTCGGGACACAATGCACTTATCTCAAACAATAGATACACACATCTCAGCCACTCTAGTATTTGGCATTCTCACAGTCGCATGAGCTAGAGTCTCTACAACAGGTTTCGTTCAGTATGCTGAACGGACTTTCCTTTGGCAGTAAGGTCGTGAGTCTAGTGGGTCTAGTATTTTTTTTGAGTTCAAGACTAAAATACTTCAAAGGTTGTCTAGAGCACTCCCAGCTTTGTTCTGCAGGCAGTTCTTGGTACAGATCAGATGGCTAATGTCTTTAGTGAATTTTAAGGACTTTAATCCAGCCCTTTAAACCTGCTAAAACAGGCAGAGATGGAAGCAGGACTATGCTCACATGCTCTTTTAACCGCTCCCCCCTGCAGATACACACTCTGTGCCTGAAAACTCCAGCGAGAATTCAGATGGTGAAGCTGCAACTCCCCAGTGAGCAAACCACCTATTGTCCTTCTGACCACTCTCCTCAGAGTGCCCCAGAGCTGCCCGCACTTATTCCGATCCAGCTGCCAGCTCAAGCGATGTTCCCAAAGCAGCAGCCACTCTTAACAGCAGGAAGACCCTGATTTGGAGCTGGAGTGCAGGTCAATGGTGTGGCCCAGCATGCAgtgctccagctgctcttccacCGCTAGTACCTGTCGCACAGCCTCCTCAAAGGCCACTGCCACGTTGGTGTCATCCTTGGCACTAGTCTCCAGGTATGGATAGTTACCATTTTCCATGCACCAGGTCTGGGCCTCCTCTGTGCTCACTTGTCTCTCAAGTTTGTCTATCTTGTTGCCCAGGACTACAAATGGGAAGTGTTCAGGGTCCTTCACATCAGCATAATAGACAAACTCCTTCTGCCAGTTACTGAGGTTCTCAAAGCTCTGCCGGTCATCCACACTGAAAGTCAGCAGGCAGCAGTCTGCTCCCCTGTAAAAGGGAGTTCGCAGGCTCTTGAATCTCTCCTGTCCTGCCGTGTCCCAGATTTGGAGAGTCACAAAACGTCCATCCACCTCCAGGTCCCGGTTTAAGAACTCCACACCAATCGTGTGGAAAGCCTGTGAGTCAAACTTGTTGGTGACGTACCGGTTCATGAGGGAACTTTTCCCaactccaccatctccaagGAGAATGACCTTTAAGAGCAAGGACTTGCCACTCATTGCAGCAGGACAGAAGGGTTCAGTCCCAAGGCAATCTGCAGAGTTCAGAAATAGTATAAAACAGCTATCTGACTCATGGTTTCTGCACAAAGTTACACATGGAAGAACAGAATATGGTATTTCCATCCCTATACCTGAAAAAGTTTTGCACATAGGAGGTAACCTCTCTTATTAGAGACACTACAGCTGGGAACTGGACAAGCTTACAGAGACACAAGTCTTCCAACAAGTCCAAAATGGAAGCAGCAGGTTACCACTGTAAGTGCAAGGTAAGAACAACTGTTGAGAGTTTAGTATCAGTTATACCACTTCTGATGAAAACTCTGcatctgaaagcttttctaGTTTTTCCAAACACACCATCACTATCCAAACATCGCTTCTGGCCTGTGTCCTCAGGCTgtcacagaaacagcaaaatcgCCAGGGATCACCAGGCCTTCCTTTCCACTGTATAATCACTAGTTAAATAATTTATCCTATCCAACTTGCTCTGCTGGAAGGAACTAAAAGATGTATCAGCCTAACATCAATACAAATCATCAGGCAAACCAGTTCTCAATCACTCCAAGAATGCTGACTCACCTTGCAAGCGGAGCTGCACTTGTTTTCTGCGCGTGATCTCTACGGCTCAGAAGGGGTTTTCCAAGGAAACAGACCCAGCTtctttgctgctctttcttGGCAATGCTTTTTGCAGGCCAGTTTGCTTGGGCACAGGTGTAAGTTCACATTGCAACACCTCAGCACCACAGGTTCCTTAGTCAGCAGTCACAGAGAAAGGCCAAGCGGCAACCAGTCCTCCCAATCCCAGGGACATTCTGCAAACAAAGGTAAAGGTCTGGCTTGGCCTAAGAGATTTGTTTGGCTGTGCTGTACCTGCTCTGGAAATACAACACTTCTGTCTCCAGGACTGTCCAGGGAACagtcactgaaaaacaaacatccGTCAGTAAGGTTGCCAGAGCTGCGCTCTGTGCACTGCCTTTCAATTTGTAATGTTGATCCAGGCTTGGAGCAGAGCTCTAGGAAGCTGAAAATGCAGTATTGACTGCTGGAGTAAAACAGGCAAGAACAAGGTGCTGAGGACAGACTTTTCCTTGCCCTAAGTAAAATGCAACACAGCCCATTTCTGACCAGGGCAGAGCCAGTACATTATGGATGCTAAttccaaaataagaaaagaataaattgaagGAGCTCTGGCATGACTGCACAGGCTGCACAACCTGTGTCTCCCCTCAATCTAAAGGATGTCAATAGCTTTGATCTGCTTGGCCTGCCTACCCGCATACTCTGGAATCTGTTCCAAGGATTGAACATGTACCTGAATTTGCTAACTAGAAGAGTAAGCCAGCTGGCAAGAGCCTGGTATGAGAAGAGATGGCATCTGGTTTGCTTA contains the following coding sequences:
- the RAB9B gene encoding ras-related protein Rab-9B, which produces MSGKSLLLKVILLGDGGVGKSSLMNRYVTNKFDSQAFHTIGVEFLNRDLEVDGRFVTLQIWDTAGQERFKSLRTPFYRGADCCLLTFSVDDRQSFENLSNWQKEFVYYADVKDPEHFPFVVLGNKIDKLERQVSTEEAQTWCMENGNYPYLETSAKDDTNVAVAFEEAVRQVLAVEEQLEHCMLGHTIDLHSSSKSGSSCC